ACGCTGCCATTAACATGTTCTTAGCAGCAAGGCGTTTTGCAGTGTAAGCTGCACAAGCACCAGAATAACAAGCACTATGTGCAGTAGATATGTAAATCCTGGTAATGAATAAGTGGAGATTTAGAGAAACGTTCAAGCGGGTGTATatagtttttaaaaagacaatgattcaaaaatgaataaataaactcgGTCTTAATTGTATGTCTTTTGTCAGTATGGTTCTTGTGTTTGTCATTGGATCAATTTTACCAGAGGACCAGAAACAGTCAGCACAGTTTATTTATTGTAAACTGAAACAGAATAAcaagagctgcattttaaagtggttacaattttaattttgacagaaaataatgaaattaaTATTGTACAAATAGTGGTTTGTGAGAAACCAGAACATCAGTGACATAGTAGCTCATCTAGCTCACATGAAAAATGTGACTTTGGCCCCAGAGCACCGTGTGTGTAATGACCAATTAGGACATGATTGATTATATTCTGAATGAAACTGTAGGAGGAGATGCAATTCTTCTCAATTTTGAATGGACGGATGGCCAACAGATGGCTTTACCTCACCACACCTTTGAGCAATAAAATGATCATGTTTTATCTGCCAAATTGACTAAACTGACAAAGAATGGCTACTGTTGATCAAGACACTCAAAGGCAACTTACGAGAACCCCAGACTTAACAATAGCATTAATAAGAAAGGTCATTCCCCCACTAGTGGCTTGATTTTAATAATCAGACAGATACAattagttgggtttttttgatgcaaaaatgaaaaacactccTTTTACATCAGTGAAGGAAATGCAGTCTGTTATTTATGGAGGTAAGCGTCGAGCCAGAGGTCTCCTGAGGTTTTCAGTGAcctgatgaaaagaaaaaaaataggaaaaacaagtaagtgtctgtgtgtgttttcaaccTCGTCAATGCTCCATTATGATAATACTTACGTGACAATATCAGCAAGGCCTCGCCACAAAGTTTTCTCCTGGTAAGGAATCCCATGTTTCTCACAGAGTGCGCGGACCTGTGGCGCCACCAGGTGGTAGTTGTGGCGCGGCATGGTAGGGAACAAGcttgagagagaaaagaaacaggaaGCTTCTGTCAGATATGATAGCGTCTGAGAATTTGTGTTTTAAAGTCTCTCTATGTTGCCAAACAATTTCATATTAATGACAGCTGTTAAATTATGAAGGCACTGGAACGATGCATGCAGACTGGGCTCCTACAAAAAGTTCTGTCAgaaaaactgtgtttacagAATGTGActccatgtctgtgtgtgtgtgctccccCCCACAGAGCTGCCATTAGAGGCAGTTTCACAAGTGGTTAAATGGGGAGGCCTGACTTTATAGCATGTGATGACACCACTCTTTCAccatttttttctatatttacaACAAGCGTGATGCTTGATTCTagttcctgattcagagaggtTTTATGGACATTTGCTGCTTGTGTCTGCAAAATGGTTGTTTCTATTTTAATCCTAGTACTCGACTTTGTGAAAGCACACTGAACATACATTTGTCTGCATTTGCTGCACTCATTTCACTTACTGGTGCTCGATTTGAAAGTTGAGGTGCCCACTGAACCAGTCGTTGAAGAAGGACTGCTCAATATTACAGGTGGATTGTAACTGAAGACGAGAAAAAAGCCTAAATAAGATCAATATTTGTGATACAGGGACATTTATGAGGATTGGGCGATGGAAGAATCAAAGTGTCCAAAACCTTTGCACAACCTTGCTGGTAAAATAGGTACAGGTACCTGAATAGTCAGCCAGTCCTTGTGCTTTTCATGATCAATGTCCATCGGTATGTGATTCATCTGAGTCACCCACACAAACCAGTGACTCTCCAAAAACCTGCAAAATGAATAACAACATGATAACTTTCATTGTAGAAGGGATAACggaaagaatagaaaaaaatctTCCTAATAAGGTATACTACAACTGATAGGACCAGGTGACTCTTTCACCCAGAATCTAATCTAAGACAGTGTAACAACTAAAGTATGCCTTATTAGGAAGAGCAATCACATAATGCTTTGGTTAATTCTCTTTCTAAATATTtacctgacaaaaaaaaagagcgcCACTGAGCCAAACACGCCGTATAGAGGTGCATAATAGTAGAAGTAGCGGAGGTAGTATGTCATGGCCCAAGCCAAATCCTTCACAAGACAAGAACATTCATATGATTTATATAATGTCTTACTTAACAAGAGTCATAATTCATCACTATCGTATTTGTACAATTGGGTCCATAATTTATTGgacattttttgtagttttgcctctgATCAGAACACAGTGCAGCCCTTCATCTGTCATAAGAGGTTTAACAAAAATGTTGCATTGACTGTTTGGGAATTACAGCCATTTCATACGCAGTCCtttattttcagaggctcaaaattAAACTAACAAACtacttcaattttatttaatataagcAATATTTTTAGTACGTGTATGAAAATCCTGTGCAGCCAATGACAATTGGAAGATTAGCATAGATGCTCTGCTATCCCTTTACTGTAGACACCTTCAGCTGCTGTCTGCGTCACTTTCTGCCTCCACTTTTGTCTTCAGTAAATGAAAAGCTGCTCTGTTGgcctgagatcaggtgactgacttgagGAATTTCACAttctttgccttgagaaactcCTGTTTCACTAAGCACCAGTGGGGATACTGGCAGACATACAGGTTCATGCATAACACTGCCTTCACCATATTTGACAGACAATTGggtttctctccttctccatacttttctcTTCACATTATTCTGGTACAAGTTCTTCTTgttttcatctgtccaaagattTTTACAGACCTTTGCAGGTTTTTTCACATAATTTCTGGCATAGTCTGGTCTTCCAGTTCTTAAGCATAATCTGCTGTATGTATCTTGTTTTAAACCCTCTGTATTTTCATTCACAAAGGTGTGTCTCGATCACAGACCTTGACAATGATACTTTAACCTCCTCGAGCGTGTTCTTGACTTGGTTAGATGTTTTACGGCTGTTTTTCGTAACCATGGAAATAGTTCTGCCATCGTGCACTTCAGTTGTCTTCTGTGATCTTTCAGGTCTTTTGGTGTTACTGAGCCGGCTGTCCACTCATTCTTTCTAAGAATATGTCTCAAATCATTGATTTGGGCACTCCTAAAGTTTTTGCTGTCTCTCTGATAGGTGTAAATGATGGCCGGCCTCCTTCCCTTGCAGTGACATCAGTTTGggcttaatatttaaaaaacaatgaaaagctaCTAAATGCTAGTTCAATATTTGAAATGAACTTTGCTTTTCGTTCTTTTATCTGGTTAATTTGTCACAGAATAATCAGTTAGTAGTTTAAGCCTCTGAAAATGAGGAGAAACTGTGTGTTTGCTACCACCTGTGCTATTCTGATTTTACtgtaatgtttttctttagCACTCTAAGCTCACGTTTCCTTTGCTAGGCTAAATACAGCCTGATACATCAAATGGAAAATAATTATACAAACTGCACTACACCACTCAGAGGCTGAGAGCTTACCAGCCAGTATCGCCGGGTTATCATGGTGTGCATTATATTAAAGTTGTAGAAAACTGGAATGAGCAGCGGAGGTCccactgaaagagaaaaaaaaagacaaggctttttaaaacaaagctGTCATAGTTTTTTATTCTTGTTAAATGACTCTGAAGAAACATACAGAGAAAGAAGTACTGGTGTTGGTGATTGTAGGGCATGTGCTTGATCTTCTTTATCCCGTACTGCAACACAGAGGTAAACAGAGGGTGATGAGAAGTTGGATCATATGACTGAAgaaattagaaacattagtgCTGTGCTACTTGCCTCCACTGGTATAGTCTGTCCAAGTACAAAGGTGTCCAGCGTGTTGATATCGGGGTCCTTGGTGAAGATGTTGGGTTTAGCGTGATGCTGGAAATGTCTGTGATTCCACCAGTTGGCCGAAGCTCCCTGAGAAAATCGATCTTTTAATACCTGTGTTTAATTTATATGAAAAGAATATAACTGAGAGAGGTTACCTTTAAATGACCAATGACAAACTTGTGGACAGCGTGGTTCCAGGTGGACTTTTTGAAGACCGACAGGTGACCAAAGTCATGCTGCAGCCATCCAGCCTGCGCCTAAAGAAGTAGCAAGCATTATGTGATGTTTTTGGCTGGTTTATTCTGAGATTCTACTACAATAGAACTAATCCTCTTACTGACGAAGGTTGAGGATTAGTTATCTCATCATCTCAAACTTTGTGTTTAATGTAAGCATCCACCTTTGTAAAAGTGTATATGtcagaaaataaggaaatacATATTAGGATCCATTTAAAGTTTATGTCTGAATTACCTGAGCGGTTGCTAAAATCACCGAGCACAGTAAGGTGGGTATCCAGCCCGTCCCACACATTGAAACAAGCATCCATCCGAGGGCTTCTAGCAGCACGATGTGACCGAGgtggaggaagaaaaacaaaggctgACCTTGAAGCAGACCCTGCTTCTCTACCTGAGCTCGCAAGGTTTTGAAATCCTGCACGATGGCTGCCTGGgttcagagaagaagaaacaaacagTTCTGTAAAGCTGAGAGGATGTTATGTACTAATGTGACACTTGTGAAATcaagaaaaatgtttgcattttagCCGTTTTAGGTTTTGATTCAGAGAAACGAGGCATTAAACCCGGCAATGAAACCTGAGCATCAGGAATCTCAGCTGTTCCCAGCACTGTAAAATGCATGAATAGGAATTCAGATCTGTGAAAAGGCTGGCCTACTTCTGTTCCGCATCTAAACAAGGTCCTTTATTCAGGGAATCAAAGGCTCACATTTTTGTCTTGGTCCTGACTTGGCTCTGTTGCTGCCAACTCTCCAAGCAGCAGCGGCTTCAGAAACTTTTGCACGAACTTGGAATCAGGATGAAAAGCAGTGAATGCCTCCTGAAAGAGAGAAAATTGGAAATGTAAGCTAGTAGAAATTATTTAGTGGTTGAAAATAGTTTTGATCCTTCTGAGGGGTcacaaaatcaaaaagaaaCCTCTGGTAAACATACTTATGTATTTGCAACCATGTTGCGTAAAAACAAGTTTACTACCACcggtattatttttatttttcatgaatCATTATTCATAAAACCTCAAAGGGGAACTCTCGTTCTGTTAGAGCTCCAAAGAATGAATAGACATGTAAGGAGTGGCAAAAGGTCCAGGTGTAGACTGTAGACTGGTGTGTAAACTACTTTTCATGCAGGACATATTTAAAGTAAATATCAAGTGAATCAAATTAATTCCAAGCATGTTTTTCTTAACAACAGCATTCACAAATATATGCAGAAAGAAGGAGACACAGTGGGAGAAAGACTTGCTGGCTTTGTGTTGTAGAAGGTCTAAATATTCTTACAGCCATGATCAGTATCCATAAAAAATTAATTAGTAGGTAGTAGATAGAAAAAGATCAATTGATAAAATTAAATGCCAATTAACAAAACAGTAAGACCACTAAGAACAACCGAAAGATAGAGAAAATGTGTGTCTTAAGATTAAGATAAAACTGTTAACACAGAGTTGATCTCTGATAGGAGGTCTCCTCCAGAGGTGTGGAGATGCATGATCTCCCTTACTCACCCCAGAACAgttaaaagtgttttttctgAGGATCTAAGAGATTATTACATGAATGAAAGCTCTGACAGAAATGTTGGAATGACTATTTAATACCCAGGAATGTGTCCATTTCAAGTATATTAGTAACTATACTTGCCAGTACGATTAAGCAGAGTAAAAAGTAGACTTAAAGAGTTTAAATAGTGTCCAGTGCCATCTGCTCTGTGGAGCTATCCATGGATCCAATTCCAGTGTTTGTACagcatgtgttttttatgtttaatataTTTGCTTATATCGGTAAACAGGATTTATGAAAGGGTTATATAATATGAAAAGCAATGACCTCTTTTGAAAGTATCttttagacatttttaatgtcagtgCCACTTTTTACcttgataaataaaggatatataAAATTCCCAAAAAAGTTTCTTTGTACCTTGTGACAGCAATGTTTGTTTCTGGCTCAAAATGAATCGATCATAGGCCAATAAGTCATTTACAGTCGTGTAAATACCGGAATTTTTTTTAACCGtttaacagttaaaaaaacaaaacaaaaaaaccgtGGTCCACctccaacacgttctcactcccagaATTGTAGTTAATCACAATATTTAGGTGGTATTCATAAACACCACAACTttcatattattaaaaaaataaaaacaagcaaacataaATGCACAAGCCCGTGCATTCTGAATTTATTTTCAAGGAAAGTACATAAAACATATAAACGTAATATACcgtctttcaaaataaaatcacatgaAAAAAAGCACAGGTCTGTATAATGAAAACGTACCGTGGCATCCTCTCCAGCATAGTGGCCGATGACTCGAAACCCTCCTGGATGCCTTTTGGCCCAATGAGTGATGTTGTAAACCTTTCGATCGATGACCAGCCATTGATCATTCCTGCTGTTGTGGCTCTGCACTTCCTCCCAGGTGTAAACGCCTTTAGCTTTCCCACTGTCCGGCTCTCCCGGCACCGTCTGCTGGCTTCCACGTCCCATCCTCACCGCTGCCTCTGGTCTGAATGCACCTGAGCTCTAAAGTGCCAGTCCGACCTGGGTGTAAAAAAGGGGCCCTTTTAACCGTTTACGCAAGGAGCAGCACACGCAGGGAAGATGTAGTTTGATGCTAGTGTTTTCTTGAGTTTAATACACCGAATGTAGCGcaaggaaaacaaagaagagtGCAACATCCTCATTAATAATTCATGAGATCCCACAGCCTCCAACTGAAGCTGCTGGTGAAGCAAAAGCTCCAAGATTTTGTGTCGACATTAAACATCAACCTAGCCGCCAGATGCATCGATACTCAGCACATAAGTTTGTTTTATACGTGAATGCACAGGCTGGAAAAAGTCCAGTCGAGGTTAACGTGTAAAAACCCAACACAAAAGTGACTAAAGCGCCACCAAAACGGATTAATCGTCCCACAACTGAACAATTAAACAACAAGGGTGGGTGTCCGTGCAGGCAATAACACGAAGAGGATGAATGTTAACTTACAGCATCCGGCCTTCAACTACTCTCCTCGGGTTTCAGTCACAATAGAGCGGTTAAAAAGGTTCAGTTCCGCTTTATGTAGCGATCATCAAGTACAAACTCCAAGCAGATCATTCGAGGGTGTCTGGGCCAATCGGCGCTCAgtatatcccccccccccctcccccgctGGCCAGGGTGGCCTCAATAAGCTCCCTGCACATTTTCTAATTCAGAAAGGGCAACCGGTTTAATGGCTCTAACTTTGTTTGATGTGGTATAAGCCATTTGTTtctcccttcttcttcttcttcttctttttaaaaaaatacagtgcAACCAACGAATTTGCAAATACAATAAGTGAAGCCTCTTAGTGATGCCTGATGTTACTCCTTGTCCAAGTTAATGGTCGATGAGTCAGTGGGTTTGAAAATAAGTCAttgggaaggaaggaagagggGTCCCTGGTCTTATAATGTGCACTCACTTTGCATGACTATCATTTGCTCATTGTCTTTCAGAGAAAGCAATTTCAGTATCATTCCCTGAATTTGATGTCTATGCTGACCTCCAGTGGCTTAACTTGCTATCTTTCTGCAGGGTATCAGTGTGCAGATGTACTCTGATACCCTGTAATAGTACTGCTACTGCTGCAATAAAGCAATCCGCTAATCAGTCTGCGCCTTTTTAAGTTCTGACTGAAATGTCAGAAAGGAGTGATTAAAATCTTTATTTCCGTGACAGATGTATACAGTGTGGCACAAGGAAAAGCAATGTCCATTGGTATGGTACACTGCCATAAAAATCTGCCTATGCTAGCACAAATTACCACTTAAAGAAATCCAGCTGTTAATAATGTTATTGATGGCATCTTTTCTTGCCATTACCTGTCACTGTATCCTAAAAACTTTGCATCTATAGCATACACTTTCTGTCAGAAGTGATCGTGCATTTAGGAAACTACAGTTTAATTTGTGATAGACTGCAAATGATTGGCCTGACTGTATTTTCTGCAGGACTGTTGACTGTTTGGAGGTCCCGACTGGAGCCACGAACCCTGTTGTCCCTGAACAAAGAAGAAGTGGAGGCTGTGTTTGGAGATGAAGGCTGTCGTGTCTACTCATAGGTCACTGTGCAGAAAGAACACAGGTCAGTCACAAACATCTGTCAAACTGCTTACACAGCTGTTTAATTCATAGACGTGCTTGTTTGTTGAAAAGCTCAGAGCCTTTGGATACTGTAGATACTGTGTGAATAAGACCCACATTCAGACTTTCAACAATTATCTGAGCACGTTAGGACAAGTAGATATACACAGGTACATAAAAACACAGGTGTCAGGTGTCAGAGTCTTAGTGATTATAGATCATCACTGAGCACACATTACATCTTTGAGGCAAAGATCAGTAATCCAGTGTGATACGTTTCTGAATATTTTACTGTTTATTCTCTAGTTATAACATACCCTATATCAGAAACAAAGTCAAACTTAAATTTTGAGTCCAAAtaggtttcattttgttttattgatctcaaatgattatttttgtttttatttctttctttcatgaAAAAATAGCCCTAAAACCTCATTGTGTAGCTCTGCTGTTAATAACCATGATTGGTTTTGAAACGCCTGTTTGAACAACTCACAACCGGTAAGATTAATTAGCAACATAACCTCTCAGAGATGTGGAGAATCAGATAAAAACGTGTCCACCATATGGTCTTGGTAAGCAACTTAAAAGTAACGTAAAATTATCACGATTTTGCAGCGTTTCAGCATCACTTAGCAAGAAATGCTTCTgcatattgttgtttttgtcattaaaaGTGAGATTATATGCAGCATATATGTTGCTGCCGTAAAGTGTCATTTACATTGAGCTTTTTGTTGGAATGTGTTTTCTAAAATAGATTTGGTGACGGTTTCTTTCAACACGGTTTCTTTATTGTATACTGAAAGAGCAGAACAGAAGAGCTGTATTTAAAGTTACACAAAGTTGCACGTTAGACAGGagataataaacattttaatatatAGTTTgttgtttgaatgaaaacaaattatCCTGTTTAATCATTCAAATATTATCACaagatagaaaaatgaaaactcaTTTTAAATGAGTCACAGGGGCAAGTTTCACAACTGTGTTTATAACATCACACCGCTGCTGATCAAGATATTCTTAAGGCAACTTAGGAAAACCCTGTGATCTATAAAAATCAGCAAATCTGAAAACCAAAGTAAGACTTAACAATAACACCAATAATGAGAAAGATCCTTCCCACAATTTCGACTGAATTTTAAACTTGAAATGGATACAATCGCTTTctgatgaaaaagagaaaaacgcTTCCTCTACATCAGTCAAGGAAATGCCGTCTGTTATTTATGGAGATATGCATCGAGCCACAGATCCCCCGAGCTTTTCAGTGACCTGTAAAAGTCCAAAAGAAAAGTCAATCTTTCCATAAAAGAAGACTGAGCCATGCACTGTATTTACAATCTTTCTAACAGTCTGCACTTACGTGACAATATCAGCAAAGCCTCGCCAAAACGTTTTCACCCGGTAAGGAATCCCATGTTTCTCACAGAGTGCGCGGACCTGTTGGGCAACCAGGTGGTAGTTGTGGCGCGGCATGGTAGGGAACAAGcttgagagagaaaagaaagaggaatttTCCCTCAGATATGACGCCATGATTCACTTTGATGTAGGCAAAGAGAGAGTTTCGTGGATCTTTAATGCTTGTACAGTTTTGTGCAAATGTCCTGAGCtactcctcatttctttacgTTTTGCTGGGAAAATGAATAATAGGTCAATAATTTATTAAAAGATGCATAAATAAGTAGTTTTCGGGAATAGTTATCCAGACTTCTAGAAAGACATTCGAAGCTTATTTTTGGGTGCTGCTTCACTGCTTCAACAATgctgaggtctgggctctggggagtccagttgtgttgttgttctgtgtttCACTGCACTGGGACTGTGTGTGATCATCATTATAAATGCAATGGTCAATTAGATGTTTTTCGTGGAAAACGTGTGATGTGGTGAATCAAAATCTGACTgttcttttctgtgttcataattccgtCAACTtcaacactggctgaaatgcagccccaaaacatgacagagcctccaccatgtttggaTGTAGACACTCGCTGttgtgcctctctccttcttcgATCGTCACTTGTCATATTGATGAGAATTTTGTTGATCACTCAGTAAGACCTGttgtcactgattttcagtaCAGCTCTTGTGTTATTACCTcagcctttttttccccatgctTGCTTAAAAATGAAGTCTCGACAGCCACCCATCCACTACCGGtaacaaagtgcttaaagatACAATGTCAAAATAGTTGTTTGCTAAGTTGTTTGTTATACATAGACGCTTGagttcctttttttaatgctcGAATTATTCATAGGTCAGTATTAAGTAgtttaacaaacaaagaaacgtTCCTCTGAGAATAGTCAACTGATATTGAATAAAAAACCCGAAAACCTTAAGAAACTGTTGCTGAAGAAGTTGCAATAAAGTCTGGCTCCTtttaagcaaaatataaaggtcATGTTATGGAGTAACGTGATGAGTTGCTTTTTCTGATGATTCACTTTTCACTAACAAACCCAACACCGTTAACAGTTAAGTGGCtttataaacaataaaatattcttTTGAAAATGATCAGGGACAaaggagaactattgctcaagaacCTTTATAAAAATTACAGGGAAGTCTGGCTCATTGGAGGGAAATTCACTAGCTGCGACCACATTATCATTTAGGTTCAACTCCATTTCTAGACGGTAACAACAGATGGTGCACGCATGAATGGAGGGTGCGGTTTTTGGGAGGACTCAGAGGGGAGTGGCAGCCACTCCCAGACCAGACAAACCCCCATGTACGAATGAGAGGCGAATAAATTGGAAAAGGGAGGCAGTGTGAGGCAAAAAACCGAGAACAAACAGCTTGTCGTACAGGCGGGTCATATATAGACAGAGAAGGGGAGTGTATGAGGTGTAGTCCTGTTCCTGAAATTCTGATAAATTATCTCAAGACATTTGAACAGTATTGTATCTGTAGAACAACTGTTTCTTATTTAATATCAGTAATCGACTTTGAACTCTCAGCAGTGTGAGCATGCTGAACATACATTTGTCTGCATTTGCTGCACTCATTTCACTTACTGGTGCTCGATTTGAAAGTTGAGGTGTCCACTGAACCAGTCGTTGAAGAAGGACTGCTCAATATTACAGGTTGATTGTAACTGTCAAAAGGCCACGAAGGagttaataaaaacataataaaggGAATGTTTTAGTCATCAAATGTCAGCAGTGCCTGCTGGTAAAAGTAGTACAAGTACCTGCATGGTCAGCCAGTCCCTGTGCTTTTCATGATCGATGTCCATCGGTATGTGATTCATCTGAGTCACCCACACAAACCAGTGACTCTCCAAAAACctgtaacattaaaaacaatataatactTTTGATT
The Maylandia zebra isolate NMK-2024a linkage group LG7, Mzebra_GT3a, whole genome shotgun sequence DNA segment above includes these coding regions:
- the LOC101473919 gene encoding acyl-CoA Delta-4 desaturase yields the protein MGRGSQQTVPGEPDSGKAKGVYTWEEVQSHNSRNDQWLVIDRKVYNITHWAKRHPGGFRVIGHYAGEDATEAFTAFHPDSKFVQKFLKPLLLGELAATEPSQDQDKNAAIVQDFKTLRAQVEKQGLLQGQPLFFFLHLGHIVLLEALGWMLVSMCGTGWIPTLLCSVILATAQAQAGWLQHDFGHLSVFKKSTWNHAVHKFVIGHLKGASANWWNHRHFQHHAKPNIFTKDPDINTLDTFVLGQTIPVEYGIKKIKHMPYNHQHQYFFLLGPPLLIPVFYNFNIMHTMITRRYWLDLAWAMTYYLRYFYYYAPLYGVFGSVALFFFVRFLESHWFVWVTQMNHIPMDIDHEKHKDWLTIQLQSTCNIEQSFFNDWFSGHLNFQIEHHLFPTMPRHNYHLVAPQVRALCEKHGIPYQEKTLWRGLADIVTSLKTSGDLWLDAYLHK